In the genome of Syntrophomonadaceae bacterium, one region contains:
- a CDS encoding DUF2933 domain-containing protein, with translation MEYFLPYLVILLCPLLHIFFMRGMHSKEHCEKRKGDN, from the coding sequence ATGGAATACTTTCTCCCGTACCTGGTGATACTGCTCTGCCCGCTGCTCCATATCTTCTTCATGCGCGGCATGCACAGCAAAGAACACTGTGAAAAACGGAAAGGTGATAACTGA